From a single Solanum dulcamara chromosome 4, daSolDulc1.2, whole genome shotgun sequence genomic region:
- the LOC129885613 gene encoding TIP41-like protein → MEWESDERELKAAGAEPLPDGRSGLRIHGWEIESRKRSILTSLQLQQWEEELQTSHLPEMVFGDNSLVLKHVNTDTKIHFNAFDALVGWKHEALPPVEVPAAAKWKFRSKPLQQVVLDYDYTFTTPYNGSETVERNAECVGGLSNESSCSLQWEHCMDKIDLVALTSKEPILFYDEIVLYEDELADNGISLLTVKVRVMPSGWFLLLRFWLRVDGVLMRLRDTRLHCLFGGHMKSVILRESCWREATFQALSSKGYPSECAAYSDPSIISERLPIIMQKVQKLSIEIPCKH, encoded by the exons ATGGAGTGGGAGAGTGACGAGAGAGAATTAAAGGCTGCCGGAGCTGAGCCTCTGCCGGACGGACGGAGTGGACTCCGCATTCACGGCTGGGAGATTGAGTCTCGGAAGCGTTCCATTCTCACTTCTCTTCAGCTTCAACA ATGGGAAGAAGAACTTCAGACCTCTCACTTGCCAGAGATGGTATTTGGGGACAATTCTTTGGTGCTTAAACATGTGAATACTGACACAAAAATTCACTTTAATGCATTTGATGCTCTAGTTGGTTGGAAACACGAGGCACTACCACCTGTTGAAGTTCCAGCAGCTGCAAAATGGAAATTCAGAAG TAAACCTTTGCAACAGGTGGTGCTTGACTATGACTATACCTTCACGACACCTTACAATGGAAGTGAAACTGTCGAAAGGAATGCCGAG TGTGTAGGAGGGTTATCGAATGAAAGCAGCTGCAGTCTTCAATGGGAGCATTGCATGGACAAAATTGATTTGGTTGCACTGACATCAAAAGAACCTATTCTCTTTTATGATGAG ATCGTCTTATATGAGGATGAACTTGCTGATAATGGAATCTCACTTTTGACTGTCAAAGTG AGAGTCATGCCAAGTGGTTGGTTCTTATTGCTGCGTTTCTGG CTTAGAGTTGATGGAGTGCTTATGAGGCTAAGAGACACTCGTTTACATTGTTTATTTGGGGGGCATATGAAATCAGTTATTCTTCGAGAAAGTTGCTGGAGAGAAGCCACATTTCAAGCCTTGTCTTCT AAAGGATATCCTTCTGAATGTGCTGCGTATAGTGATCCAAGCATTATTAGTGAAAGGCTGCCCATCATAATGCAGAAGGTTCAAAAGCTCAGTATTGAAATACCATGTAAGCACTAG
- the LOC129885614 gene encoding pathogenesis-related homeodomain protein isoform X2 encodes MRPQLEDQTEMSTLGNTSVSPEKVARTAVGGHCTASAGNMSDNPGVDQSGEACENAVPNLNQSECREKTPGQPRKRKSISGSPISSTRLLRSKSKEKSVASEANNTVVIHDATEEKKRKRRKKKHGKHIAANEFTRIKGHLRYLLHRITYEQTLIEAYSGEGWKGQSLEKIKLEKELQRAKTHIFRYKLKIRDLFQRLDTLLAQGRLPASLFDNEGEIDSEDIFCAKCGSMDLPADNDIILCDGACERGFHQLCVEPPLLKEDIPPDDEGWLCPGCDCKVDCIDLLNDLQGTNLSVTDSWEKVYPKEAAAAASGEKLDDISGLPSDDSEDDDYNPENPDVGKNDSEDESSSDESDFYSASEDLAEAPPKDDEILGLSSEDSEDDDFNPDDPDMDEPVKTESSSSDFTSDSEDFSLIVDTNRLRGDEQGVSSSVDNSMPNSASQEEKAKVGKAKRNSLKDELSYLMQSDSPLVSAKRHIERLDYKKLHDRLYESFKDNQYPDRDAKEKLGKELGLTAHQVSKWFENARHCHRHSSRWNTIMSQKVSKECPSSSQIIGEPLGTETKSIMNDASCNGVEKLESPKQCLNGEKGHAIDKGEEDLLILEASGKKSSKPKAKVDTTNQGSDDTPLSKTPKKQKGKVGTTNSQNDKTTDQGSDDPLQNKTRKKPNSKVDTPNSQNVRRSSRLQKQG; translated from the exons ATGAGACCTCAGTTAGAAGATCAAACTGAGATGTCAACTCTTGGAAACACATCAGTGTCACCTGAAAAGGTGGCAAGAACAGCTGTTGGGGGCCATTGCACAGCATCAGCAGGTAATATGTCTGACAATCCCGGTGTTGACCAATCAGGAGAAGCATGTGAAAACGCAGTTCCAAATCTTAACCAATCAGAATGTCGAGAGAAAACACCTGGTCAGCCTAGAAAAAGAAAATCTATTTCAGGATCCCCTATTAGCAGTACTAGACTCCTACGCTCGAAGTCAAAGGAGAAGTCTGTTGCTTCTGAGGCAAATAATACTGTAGTAATTCATGATGCTACtgaggaaaagaaaagaaaaaggagaaagaaaaaaCATGGTAAGCATATAGCTGCAAACGAATTCACAAGAATAAAGGGCCATCTGAGGTACTTGTTACACAGAATAACATATGAGCAGACCTTGATTGAAGCTTACTCTGGTGAAGGCTGGAAAGGACAAAG CTTAGAAAAGATAAAACTGGAGAAGGAGCTACAACGAGCCAAGACTCATATATTTCGTTACAAATTGAAAATAAGAGATTTGTTTCAACGCCTTGATACATTACTTGCTCAAGGGAGGCTTCCAGCATCTTTATTTGACAATGAAGGGGAGATTGACAgcgaagat ATATTCTGTGCGAAGTGTGGCTCTATGGATCTGCCAGCTGATAATGATATTATCCTCTGTGATGGTGCTTGTGAGCGTGGATTTCACCAGTTGTGTGTGGAGCCACCTCTGTTAAAAGAAGACA TTCCACCTGATGATGAAGGCTGGCTTTGTCCTGGTTGTGATTGCAAAGTTGACTGCATTGACTTGCTTAATGATCTTCAAGGAACAAACCTTTCCGTCACTGACAGCTGGGAG AAAGTATATCCCAAGGAAGCTGCTGCTGCTGCCTCTGGGGAAAAGTTGGATGATATTTCTGGTCTTCCATCAGATGACTCGGAGGATGATGACTACAACCCCGAAAATCCAGATGTAGGAAAAAATGATTCAGAGGATGAGTCCAGTTCTGATGAATCTGATTTTTACTCTGCATCTGAAGACTTGGCAGAAGCCCCTCCTAAAGATGATGAGATATTGGGGCTTTCTTCTGAAGACTCGGAAGATGATGACTTTAATCCTGATGACCCAGATATGGATGAGCCGGTTAAAACAGAAAGTTCAAGTTCTGATTTTACGTCCGACTCTGAGGATTTTAGTCTGATAGTTGATACTAATAGGCTGCGAGGTGATGAACAAGGGGTTTCCAGTTCAGTAGATAACAGTATGCCAAACTCGGCTTCCCAAGAGGAAAAAGCTAAAGTTGGCAAAGCTAAAAGGAATTCGCTGAAGGATGAGTTGTCCTATCTTATGCAGTCTGATAGTCCTCTTGTATCTGCCAAAAGGCACATAGAGAGGTTGGACTACAAAAAGCTGCACGAT AGACTCTACGAATCCTTCAAGGACAATCAGTATCCTGACCGTGACgcaaaggagaagttgggtaAAGAATTAGGCTTAACAGCTCACCAG GTCAGTAAATGGTTTGAAAATGCTCGTCATTGCCATCGTCATTCTTCTCGCTGGAACACAATTATGAGTCAGAAAGTGTCGAAAGAATGTCCATCCTCATCGCAGATAATTGGAGAACCACTTGGAACTGAAACTAAAAGCATCATGAATGATGCTTCCTGCAATGGGGTTGAGAAATTGGAATCACCAAAGCAATGTCTTAATGGAGAAAAAGGTCATGCAATAGATAAGGGTGAAGAAGATTTGTTGATACTGGAGGCCAGTGGAAAAAAATCTAGTAAACCAAAAGCAAAAGTTGATACGACAAATCAAGGATCGGATGACACTCCCCTCAGTAAGACTCCCAAGAAGCAGAAGGGAAAAGTTGGTACCACGAATTCTCAGAATGATAAAACAACAGATCAAGGATCGGATGACCCTCTCCAAAATAAGACTCGTAAGAAGCCGAATTCAAAGGTTGATACCCCGAATTCTCAGAACGTCCGTAGAAGTAGCAGGTTGCAGAAACAAGGCTGA
- the LOC129885614 gene encoding pathogenesis-related homeodomain protein isoform X1: MRPQLEDQTEMSTLGNTSVSPEKVARTAVGGHCTASAGNMSDNPGVDQSGEACENAVPNLNQSECREKTPGQPRKRKSISGSPISSTRLLRSKSKEKSVASEANNTVVIHDATEEKKRKRRKKKHGKHIAANEFTRIKGHLRYLLHRITYEQTLIEAYSGEGWKGQSLEKIKLEKELQRAKTHIFRYKLKIRDLFQRLDTLLAQGRLPASLFDNEGEIDSEDIFCAKCGSMDLPADNDIILCDGACERGFHQLCVEPPLLKEDIPPDDEGWLCPGCDCKVDCIDLLNDLQGTNLSVTDSWEKVYPKEAAAAASGEKLDDISGLPSDDSEDDDYNPENPDVGKNDSEDESSSDESDFYSASEDLAEAPPKDDEILGLSSEDSEDDDFNPDDPDMDEPVKTESSSSDFTSDSEDFSLIVDTNRLRGDEQGVSSSVDNSMPNSASQEEKAKVGKAKRNSLKDELSYLMQSDSPLVSAKRHIERLDYKKLHDETYGNGSSDSSDEDYEDGPLPKVRKFRNAKGAMASPSSTPADINYQSGKQKGSGHTSDSGISEKLKVGGTGSSESHSSGKRKTYGEAATKRLYESFKDNQYPDRDAKEKLGKELGLTAHQVSKWFENARHCHRHSSRWNTIMSQKVSKECPSSSQIIGEPLGTETKSIMNDASCNGVEKLESPKQCLNGEKGHAIDKGEEDLLILEASGKKSSKPKAKVDTTNQGSDDTPLSKTPKKQKGKVGTTNSQNDKTTDQGSDDPLQNKTRKKPNSKVDTPNSQNVRRSSRLQKQG; the protein is encoded by the exons ATGAGACCTCAGTTAGAAGATCAAACTGAGATGTCAACTCTTGGAAACACATCAGTGTCACCTGAAAAGGTGGCAAGAACAGCTGTTGGGGGCCATTGCACAGCATCAGCAGGTAATATGTCTGACAATCCCGGTGTTGACCAATCAGGAGAAGCATGTGAAAACGCAGTTCCAAATCTTAACCAATCAGAATGTCGAGAGAAAACACCTGGTCAGCCTAGAAAAAGAAAATCTATTTCAGGATCCCCTATTAGCAGTACTAGACTCCTACGCTCGAAGTCAAAGGAGAAGTCTGTTGCTTCTGAGGCAAATAATACTGTAGTAATTCATGATGCTACtgaggaaaagaaaagaaaaaggagaaagaaaaaaCATGGTAAGCATATAGCTGCAAACGAATTCACAAGAATAAAGGGCCATCTGAGGTACTTGTTACACAGAATAACATATGAGCAGACCTTGATTGAAGCTTACTCTGGTGAAGGCTGGAAAGGACAAAG CTTAGAAAAGATAAAACTGGAGAAGGAGCTACAACGAGCCAAGACTCATATATTTCGTTACAAATTGAAAATAAGAGATTTGTTTCAACGCCTTGATACATTACTTGCTCAAGGGAGGCTTCCAGCATCTTTATTTGACAATGAAGGGGAGATTGACAgcgaagat ATATTCTGTGCGAAGTGTGGCTCTATGGATCTGCCAGCTGATAATGATATTATCCTCTGTGATGGTGCTTGTGAGCGTGGATTTCACCAGTTGTGTGTGGAGCCACCTCTGTTAAAAGAAGACA TTCCACCTGATGATGAAGGCTGGCTTTGTCCTGGTTGTGATTGCAAAGTTGACTGCATTGACTTGCTTAATGATCTTCAAGGAACAAACCTTTCCGTCACTGACAGCTGGGAG AAAGTATATCCCAAGGAAGCTGCTGCTGCTGCCTCTGGGGAAAAGTTGGATGATATTTCTGGTCTTCCATCAGATGACTCGGAGGATGATGACTACAACCCCGAAAATCCAGATGTAGGAAAAAATGATTCAGAGGATGAGTCCAGTTCTGATGAATCTGATTTTTACTCTGCATCTGAAGACTTGGCAGAAGCCCCTCCTAAAGATGATGAGATATTGGGGCTTTCTTCTGAAGACTCGGAAGATGATGACTTTAATCCTGATGACCCAGATATGGATGAGCCGGTTAAAACAGAAAGTTCAAGTTCTGATTTTACGTCCGACTCTGAGGATTTTAGTCTGATAGTTGATACTAATAGGCTGCGAGGTGATGAACAAGGGGTTTCCAGTTCAGTAGATAACAGTATGCCAAACTCGGCTTCCCAAGAGGAAAAAGCTAAAGTTGGCAAAGCTAAAAGGAATTCGCTGAAGGATGAGTTGTCCTATCTTATGCAGTCTGATAGTCCTCTTGTATCTGCCAAAAGGCACATAGAGAGGTTGGACTACAAAAAGCTGCACGAT GAAACATATGGAAATGGATCTTCTGATTCTAGTGATGAAGATTATGAGGATGGTCCGTTACCCAAGGTGAGAAAGTTTAGAAATGCCAAAGGTGCTATGGCTTCTCCTAGTTCGACTCCTGCAGATATCAACTATCAAAGTGGGAAACAGAAAGGGAGTGGACATACTTCTGATAGTGGAATCTCTGAGAAACTCAAGGTTGGAGGCACGGGCAGCTCCGAATCTCATTCAAGTggtaaaagaaaaacatatggaGAAGCCGCCACCAAG AGACTCTACGAATCCTTCAAGGACAATCAGTATCCTGACCGTGACgcaaaggagaagttgggtaAAGAATTAGGCTTAACAGCTCACCAG GTCAGTAAATGGTTTGAAAATGCTCGTCATTGCCATCGTCATTCTTCTCGCTGGAACACAATTATGAGTCAGAAAGTGTCGAAAGAATGTCCATCCTCATCGCAGATAATTGGAGAACCACTTGGAACTGAAACTAAAAGCATCATGAATGATGCTTCCTGCAATGGGGTTGAGAAATTGGAATCACCAAAGCAATGTCTTAATGGAGAAAAAGGTCATGCAATAGATAAGGGTGAAGAAGATTTGTTGATACTGGAGGCCAGTGGAAAAAAATCTAGTAAACCAAAAGCAAAAGTTGATACGACAAATCAAGGATCGGATGACACTCCCCTCAGTAAGACTCCCAAGAAGCAGAAGGGAAAAGTTGGTACCACGAATTCTCAGAATGATAAAACAACAGATCAAGGATCGGATGACCCTCTCCAAAATAAGACTCGTAAGAAGCCGAATTCAAAGGTTGATACCCCGAATTCTCAGAACGTCCGTAGAAGTAGCAGGTTGCAGAAACAAGGCTGA
- the LOC129885615 gene encoding probable indole-3-acetic acid-amido synthetase GH3.1, whose protein sequence is MAVDSVFSSPLGPPACEKDAKALQFIEEMTRNADAVQQRVLDEILTRNSQTEYLKRFQLDGVSDRQTFISNIPVVTYEDLQPEIQRIANGDRSPILSAHPISEFLTSSGTSAGERKLMPTIKEELDRRQLLYSLLMPVMNLYVPGLDKGKGLYFLFIKSETKTPGGLLARPVLTSYYKSDHFKTRPHDPYNVYTSPNETILCADSFQSMYTQMLCGLYEREQVLRLGAVFASGLVRAIRFLQLHWQQLAHDIRTGTLNSQITNPSVCERMGKIMKPNPELADFVTDECCKENWEGIITRIWPKTKYLDVIVTGAMAQYIPTLDYYSGGLPKACTMYAASECYFGLNLNPMCKPSEVSYTIMPNMGYFEFLPHDPTTTTTTSSPNNLVDLVDVEVGKEYELVITTYAGLYRYRVGDILRVTGFHNSAPQFHFVRRKNVLLSIDSDKTDEAELQGAVENASKLLREFNTSVVEYTSYADTKTIPGHYVIYWELLMKDLNNSPSDEVLNQCCLAMEESLNTVYRQGRVACNSIGPLEIRVVKNGTFEELMDYAISRGASINQYKVPRCVNFAPILELLDSRVTSRHFSPSLPQWTPERPH, encoded by the exons ATGGCTGTTGATTCGGTTTTTTCATCTCCTTTGGGTCCTCCTGCATGTGAAAAAGATGCAAAAGCACTTCAATTCATCGAAGAGATGACTAGAAATGCTGATGCCGTCCAACAAAGAGTCTTAGATGAGATATTGACCCGAAATTCTCAAACTGAATACCTCAAACGCTTTCAACTTGACGGCGTCAGCGACCGTCAAACCTTTATATCCAATATTCCGGTCGTAACTTACGAAGATCTTCAACCGGAGATCCAACGGATCGCTAACGGCGACCGTTCTCCTATCTTATCCGCTCATCCCATCTCTGAATTCCTCACTAG CTCTGGAACGTCAGCTGGTGAAAGGAAACTGATGCCAACAATTAAAGAAGAATTGGATCGTCGCCAGCTACTCTACAGTCTTCTAATGCCAGTTATGAACCT ATACGTGCCTGGATTAGACAAAGGCAAAGGACTATACTTCTTGTTTATCAAGTCCGAGACGAAAACTCCAGGTGGGCTATTGGCCCGGCCCGTTCTCACAAGCTATTACAAAAGTGATCATTTCAAAACCAGACCTCATGACCCGTACAATGTTTACACAAGCCCAAATGAAACAATCCTTTGTGCTGACTCTTTCCAGAGTATGTACACTCAAATGCTCTGCGGTCTCTATGAGCGCGAGCAAGTTCTTCGTCTCGGCGCTGTTTTTGCCTCGGGCCTTGTCCGAGCCATTCGGTTCTTGCAGCTTCACTGGCAGCAACTCGCTCATGATATTCGAACTGGAACTCTTAACTCACAAATTACCAACCCATCCGTTTGTGAACGTATGGGGAAAATTATGAAACCGAATCCAGAGCTAGCTGATTTTGTTACTGATGAATGTTGTAAGGAAAATTGGGAAGGAATTATCACGAGGATTTGGCCTAAGACTAAGTACCTTGACGTTATCGTCACGGGTGCTATGGCTCAGTACATTCCTACGCTGGATTATTACAGTGGTGGATTGCCAAAAGCGTGCACTATGTACGCAGCTTCCGAGTGTTACTTTGGGCTAAATTTAAATCCCATGTGTAAACCTTCGGAAGTTTCGTACACCATCATGCCAAACATGGGTTATTTCGAATTTTTACCCCATgacccaacaacaacaacaacaacttccTCACCTAACAATCTCGTTGACCTTGTCGAtgttgaagttggaaaagagtATGAACTCGTCATCACGACGTACGCGGGTTTATACCGTTACAGAGTCGGAGACATTCTCCGAGTCACCGGGTTTCATAACTCTGCGCCGCAGTTCCATTTCGTCCGGAGAAAAAATGTTCTATTGAGCATTGACTCGGACAAAACTGATGAGGCTGAGTTACAGGGAGCCGTAGAGAATGCTTCGAAATTACTCAGGGAATTCAACACCAGCGTGGTCGAGTACACTAGTTATGCAGATACGAAGACAATTCCTGGACATTACGTGATTTATTGGGAGTTATTAATGAAGGATTTGAACAATTCACCTAGTGATGAAGTATTGAACCAGTGTTGTTTGGCGATGgaagagtcacttaacacagTGTATCGACAAGGCCGAGTTGCTTGCAACTCAATTGGTCCATTGGAAATTCGGGTGGTGAAAAATGGGACATTTGAAGAACTAATGGACTATGCAATTTCAAGGGGTGCTTCAATTAACCAATATAAAGTTCCAAGATGTGTGAATTTTGCACCTATTTTGGAACTTCTTGATTCAAGAGTAACGTCAAGACACTTTAGCCCATCGTTGCCTCAATGGACACCTGAACGACCTCATTGA